The proteins below come from a single Thermodesulfobacteriota bacterium genomic window:
- a CDS encoding FAD-dependent oxidoreductase: protein MKKKLWTYEVPAGEFVRVLRSFGKFGGSYCYPEGHLRAVIDALAEVIQEKRGTVLTSACVKQIIVEEGTVKGVIAERKEKTLEITCDAVVSNIGPMQTVMLAGEQNFDKGYLKEVKQRAIPTRGISFFFGSDKPLIKSPVCLNFPENELLFCAMDPSITWPDYAPEDKNCLWCWAAVRSDNLEEDIKVAIGEAKEKFPGIDKHGELLTVQSYRSGWPVNYAQQGYDVSQKTPVKNLYNVGDGVKPRGYVMAEGCAESASIVVEDIKKRIAIA, encoded by the coding sequence TTGAAGAAAAAACTCTGGACATATGAAGTTCCGGCTGGAGAATTTGTTAGAGTTCTCCGGAGCTTTGGTAAGTTTGGCGGTTCTTACTGTTATCCAGAAGGTCACCTTAGGGCTGTTATAGATGCCCTTGCGGAAGTGATTCAAGAAAAACGTGGTACAGTTCTGACCTCAGCCTGTGTTAAACAAATTATAGTTGAAGAGGGAACCGTTAAGGGTGTGATTGCTGAAAGGAAAGAAAAAACGCTAGAGATCACCTGTGATGCTGTAGTTAGTAATATTGGACCGATGCAAACAGTTATGCTGGCAGGAGAGCAGAATTTTGACAAGGGGTATTTAAAGGAAGTCAAACAGCGTGCTATACCTACTCGTGGTATATCTTTCTTCTTTGGTTCCGATAAACCACTTATCAAGTCTCCAGTCTGTCTCAATTTTCCTGAGAACGAGTTGCTCTTCTGCGCAATGGATCCTAGTATAACCTGGCCTGATTATGCTCCTGAAGATAAGAATTGCTTATGGTGCTGGGCAGCTGTCCGAAGCGACAATTTGGAGGAAGATATTAAAGTTGCAATAGGAGAGGCCAAAGAGAAATTCCCTGGGATTGACAAGCACGGTGAGCTTTTAACTGTACAAAGTTATCGCAGCGGTTGGCCTGTTAATTATGCACAGCAAGGGTATGACGTTTCTCAGAAAACACCGGTAAAGAACCTTTATAATGTTGGTGATGGGGTAAAACCTCGGGGCTACGTCATGGCAGAGGGTTGTGCCGAAAGTGCTAGTATTGTGGTTGAGGACATAAAAAAGAGAATAGCAATTGCATAA